In Calditrichota bacterium, the sequence GATAACCGCCATTTTCCAAAACCGGATGGCGGAATGATGAACGTTATGCTTCCACCCTATTATGGGCCGATTCCCTTTTATGGAATGGGCAATATCAATTGGTTGGTCGGGCATCGGGATACGGATGCGTTTGCAACGGACAAATTGGCTCCTGTCGCATATATGATTCCCGGGCAGCCGAATGATCTCTATGGAATGATGTATCAGAAAATGACGGGACAAAAGGGTTTTGATTGGGAACCGGTGCTTTATTATTGGAAAGGAACCCATGGCAACCAAATCATGATCGGTAATCCCATTACGGTTACAACCTGGTTTGATAAGACGATGGAGAAAATCCTTTATCCGCGTGAAATGAATGCTGCGGTGCGAGGTATTTTCCGGGATAAAAGTGGCCGCAGTTACGCGCAACTTATTACGAATGACCGCATTTATGACAAAACCGGTTTTATGGGACATCCGGATATGAGACCGGAGGTGAGTACGCTGGATGATATCCGGAAGGTAAGAAAAGCCCTTATTGTTGTTTTGAAGAAGGAGGGCGAAAAGAACCCGAATCCGGTGCTGTATATTGCGGCGCACTATTTTAAGGTGTCTCACAATGTATTGCCGGCCGATCAGGCACTGGGGGCGAACGGTACCTGTACCGCCTGCCATGGCAAGAATGGACGGGTTGAAGATCGGATTATTACATTCACTCCCAATAGTATACAAGGATTCAATCAGGGGGTGAAAGAAGGATTGATTAAGATCGATCCGGAAATCAGTTATGTAAAACCGGTTGATCTGGATAAAGATGGGAAGCCCGATGTTCTGGGTGCATCTGAAAAGAGCATTCTCAAAGTTACGAAAGAACATCTGGAACGCGAATCTGAGAAATAGTAGAGAATCAAAATAATTACCCAAAGAAAAAGCCCCTTTTTACAAAAAGGGGCTTTTTTGTCTGGAAATTTTAATTAATATTCAATAACTTTAAAGATAATCCTATCTCAGTTAAGACTCTGGAGTTCTGAGTTCATTTCAAAATAAATGAAGGAGGGCGTATGTTACCGGAATTTAAAAATCAGGCCTACCTGGACTTTTCCATTCCCGAAAATAGAAGAAGAATGGAGGAGGAACTGGAAAAAGCAGAGGCCAATTTCGGGAAAGAATATGATCTTTACATCGGCGGTCGTTGGATGAAAGCTCCGGAGAGATTTGAGTCGCGAAATCCAAGCGACAAAGATCAGATAATCGGTGTTTTTCAAAAAGCCTCATCAAAGGAGGTCGATCAGGCGATTGCGGCCGGGTTAAAGGCGTTTGAATCGTGGAAATGGGTTCCTGCGAAGGAACGCGCGGCCGTCCTTCTGCGAGCCTCTCAAATTATGCAGAGAAGGCGGATTGAAATCGATGCCTGGATGGTTTTGGAAGAGGGTAAGAATTGGCTGGAAGCCGATGCGGATGTTGCAGAAGCCATCGATTTTTTGGAATTTTATGCCCGCGAAATGCTGCGCTACGGATCCCCTCAACCGGTTACCCCGGTTCCGGGAGAGTTTCCTGAATTATTTTATATTCCGCTGGGAATGGGGGCGGTTATTCCTCCCTGGAATTTCCCCATGGCCATTCTTGCAGGGATGACCAGTGCAGCCATTGTAACCGGGAATACGGTACTTTTAAAACCGGCCAGCGATGCCCCCAAGATGGGACATATTTTTACGGAAATTATGATTGAAGCGGGATTACCGGCAGGTGTTCTGAATTATGTTACAGGCGGCGGCGCCTCTATTGGCGATTATATTGTGAAGCATCCCAAAATTCGATTCATTTCCTTTACCGGTTCCCGGGATGTGGGCTTGCGGATCAATGAACTGGCTGCCAAACATCAGGAGGGACAGCTCTGGATTAAGCGCGTCGTGGCGGAAATGGGCGGAAAGGATGCCATTGTTGTGGACGCCGAAACGGATCTGGAAAAGGCGGCCGCGGCAACCATCGCGTCGGCTTATGGATTCCAGGGTCAAAAATGTTCGGCCGCTTCGCGGGTTATTGTTCACCGGGATGTTTACGATCGCTTCGTGGATTTACTGGTTCAAAAGGCCTCGAAAATTACGGTTGGCCCCGTTAAGGATGTCAAAAATTATATGGGACCTGTGATCAATCAGGCTGCTCTGGAAAAGGTGTTATATTATGTGGACATTGGGAAAAAAGAGGGGACACTTGTTTACGGAGGCAAGAAGATTGATGGAAATGGTTTTTTTGTCGAACCTACTATCATCAAAGATGTTTCCAGAGACTCTCGCGTGGCGCAGGAGGAAATATTCGGTCCCGTTTTGGCGGTTATTAAGGCGAATGATTTTGATGATGCCATCGACATTGCCAATAGTACGGAATATGGCCTAACCGGGGCTGTGTGGAGTGTAAACCGGGATCACATTTTAAAAGCAAAAAATGAATTTCACGTAGGTAATCTGTACATTAATCGGAAATGCACCGGCGCATTGGTGGGCGGCCATCCATTTGGCGGTTTTAATATGTCTGGTACAGATTCAAAGGCCGGCGGCCGCGATTATTTGCTATTATTTTTGCAGGCAAAATCTGTTTCTGAAAAATTGGATTATTAAAAATCCACTCTCATTCACGGGCTGTCCTCTTTGAGGGGATAGCCCTAATGTCATTCTTGGGAAATATGCAAGAAAATCCGTTCTATCTGGTTATTGCAGGAAATATTGGCGTCGGTAAAACGACACTGACACATATTATTGAGGAAAAGTTAGGCTGGACGCCCTATTACGAAAAGGTTGTCGAAAACCCCTACCTGGCCCTTTTTTATCAAAATATGGAGCGATGGGGATTTCATTCTCAAATATTTTTCCTGACCCATCGGTTTAAGGCCCATCTGGAATTTCAAAATGCACGCTCACCCATTGTACAGGACAGAAGTATTTTTGAGGATGCAGAGGTTTTTGCTGAAAACCTCTATCAACAGGGCCTCATGCAAAAACAGGATTATGCCACGTATCGCGATCTTTACGAAGCTATTATTCAATCCATCCGGTCCCCGGATCTTATCCTTTATCTGAAGGCTTCTCCATGGACGTTACTTACCCGAATTCGAAAACGGTGGAGAGATGTCGAACGCAATATCGATAAGGAATATTTATTTCAACTTAATCTAAGATATGAATACTGGATCCGAAAAATTGAATCGGAAATACCTGTTCTAATTGTAGAAACGGATCAAAAAGATTTTGTTGAAAATGTCGAATGGCGGGATGAAGTTTTGGCCACAATTCTGGAACACTATCGTTCACATTTGAAGACAAATCAATACTAAAATTGTAATTAAAAGAAAAATTTATTGAATTTACTTGATGAATCAGTTATATTCTAAAAATAATTTTTAGGTGCCCAAAATGCAAAAATTCTGGTTTAAGGTGATGAACGTTTCCTTGAAAAAGATGTGTTTTTTTGTGCTGTTTTTTTCCATGTTGTTTTTTTGGGGAAATGTAAACCCATCCTATGGACAAATTTCGATTAATGGAGGGCGCGGTCTTTTCCGAATTACATCGGCAGAAACGGTTAGCCCGGGAAATTTGTACATTAGCTCTTTTGGAAGCGCCTATTTGAAAAAATCGGATGGATCGCTGGCCAAAGACTACCACATGAGCGTGGTTTTTACATACGGTATTTATTCGCATTTGGAGCTGGATACCCGTTTTGTGGCTTATCAAGATGATCAATCACACATTTGGGGGCCGATAGGCAACACGCAGGTTGGTCTGAAACTGCAAATTCCAATCGAAAGCCGTTATATTGCTTTGGGGGTGGGAAGCAAGGTCATCTTCCCGACGGCACCCAATCAGGATGTTCCTTATGAAGCCTTTTCAGCCGATGGGGTGGCGTGGACACCTGAGGCATACGCCACGTTTGATTTAACGGATATCATTGATTATCCGTTGAAATTTTATGCAAATGGTGGCTATATGGATCACAAGTTGTTTGATGGCATGTTTTCCAATAAAATAGATGAAACCTATCTGAATGCGGGTTTGAAATTCCCCATTAAAAATACCATATTTTACTGGGAACTGGATTCTCGCCAGTTTATTCATCGAATGGATGAGATCGCCTTTGGAGAAAACTGGATCTATTCCAATCAGGGTTTGGTCTTTGTGGGGCCGTACAATCTGATTATGAATGTGTCATTGGATTGGAATTTGACGAAAGATGACCCGGCAACGGCCTATCACCCCAAAGAATACGCCCGCTGGAAATTGTGGCTGGGTGTGACACGGTATATTTCTCTGAAAAAATATGCGACTCAGGCTTTGGATCGGCGGCGGAGACAAAAAGAGAAAATGGCCCTGATGAAGCAGCAAGAGGAATTGCAAAAACAACGCAGTAAAGCGAGTGAAGAGATTTCACGCATGCAGGAAATGTTGAAAAGACCGAAGAAAAAAGAAAATCCAAACAAATAAATTGGTACTTATGAAAAAAGTAATTATAGCGATTGGTTTTATTTTTGTGATGTCTCAAATGGCAATGGGAACCGTTCGGAGTAGTACCCTTTCGCAAAAGGAGCTTGACCGGGCGGCAACCAAGGTTTACAAAACGGCTCTGGATCAAATGAAAACGGGCAATTACTGGAAGGCCGCCCAGAACCTGATTGTCATTACCGATTACTACAGCGATTATAAAAATCTTGATGCGGTTTTGTACAATCTGGGAACCTGCCTTTTCCATCTTGAACTTTACAATGCTGCTGAAAAAATTTATGTCTATTTGATTAAAAATTATTTGGATTCCCCTTATGTGGCAAATGCCGTCTATGGCCTGGAACGGGTCTACTATACAGATCGGATGTATAACAAAGCGTTGACCTATTTTCAAGTCATTACGGAAAAATTTCCCACCATGAATGAAATGGATGGGGCGTATTACTATGCTGGACAAAGCTATTTTTATCTGAATGATTATACGCAATCCATTCTTACGCTAAAACGGGTCTCTTCCAAAAGCTCATTCAGGGGGTATGCCCTTTATACCATGGGGCTTGGCTATCTAAAAAAAAAAATATCGATAAGGCCATTGAGTCATTCGAATATATCCTGAATTTACCCAAAATTTATACGGATATAAATGCTTTACGGGAACGAGTCCGGTTGGTTATTGGTCTAACCTATTTTGAATTGAAAGACTATTCGCGGTCCATTCGTTTTTTGAAAAAAGTTTCACCGAGAAGTGCAGAATATGGAAAGGCTTTGTTGGGGTTGGCTTGGGGATATATAAAATCCAAAGAATACCAAAATGCAGTTCCGCCTCTTGAGATCTTTTTAAAGAGATATCCCCATAGTGAATATATACCAGAAGTTTATCTGTTATTGGGACAGGCCAATTTAAAACTTCACCTTTATGACAAGTCTATCTTCTATTTTAATAAAATATTGGAACGATTTCCGAATAACAAAAAAAATGAGCAGGAAATCCGGTCAATAGCCGAAAATATTGATAAAGAACAGAAACAGATAAAAAATATTCAGGTCAATTTGTTGCTTTTGGAGACGCGTCTGTTAAATACCATACAATTGACGACGCCCAAAAAGTATATTCCAAAATTTATGTTTGAAGAAAAAAAGAAGTTGGAGAAAAAGCGCCGCCTGTTATTGCGGGAGATTATTTTAGAGAGAAATGAATACAGAAACCTACAAGATCAAATTCAGCAATTGAAGTTGGTCTATGAAAAGAGAGATAAGGACTGGCGCAGTTATGCAGAATATGGTATTTCTAGAGCCCTCTATTTGAAAGAACGGGAGCAATAATCATGAAACGGATTTCATATCTGATCATTGGCCTATTTCTTAGCCTGTTTTTACTATCCAGGGGGAATGCTCAAGAGAAAAACAAGCTGCAGTCTGTAGACCAGGCCATCCAGAGAATGCATTTATCCGTTAATGATTTGAGCCTTACAGAATTGGAAAAGGCTATCAAGAAAAATGAGGAGCTGCTTCTCAAATACCCCAATAGCGAATTTACCCCCAACATTCTTTTCCAGCTTTCAGAACTTTATATTAAAAAATCACGGTTAGATTTTGGCCGAAAGATGTCGGAATACGAAAAGCAGTTAAAGGATTTTGACGCGGGGAAAACGGCCATCGAACCTACCATACCACGGATCAATTTTAATGACGCCCTTCATTATTTGCAGGAACTGGAAAACCAGTATCCTTATATCAGTTTTATTGACAAGATTCTCTATCGGATGGCGCTTTGCTATCAGGAAGAGAATAATCTGGTTAAGAGTCAGGAGTATTTCGATAAACTGGTTTCACAAACCCCCAACAGTCCTCTGGTTGCCGAATCCTATTTCCGTTTGGCCGAACACTATTTTGATGACGGAAAATATGAAAATGCCATTCGGTACTACTCAAAATTAGTCAAAAAAAACATGTGGAATAATACCTTTTTCGACATGTCCCTGTATAAATTGGGGTGGACCTATTACAAACTGAACAAGTATCCTGAAGCCATTAGTAATTTTATGTATTTGTTAAAGGACATTGAAACGCAACAGCGATTGCAATCACAATATTTGGATCGCTCATCGGCCGATTTGATTGATGAAGCGTTGCAGTATATTGCCATCAGTTTCAGTGAATTCGGGGGGCCGGAAAAGGCCAAAAATTTTCTTCTCTCTCTGGGGGACAATCGATATGACGATGAGATCCTGAAGCGATTGGGAAATATTTATAAAAAGCAGGACCGGTTGGAACAGGCTATTGCAACGTATCGCATTCTCCTAAAGACCTTTCCGGATGTTCCGTATGCGCCTGATATTCAATTGAATATTGTGGCCTGTTACAAGCAGCTTTGGGATCCCCAAAAGGCCAATGAGGAGCAGGAAAATCTCGTAAAAAATTATGGCCTGGAAAGCAAGTGGTACCAGGAAACGAAAAATGATTCCGTTCGAAATCATGCCCGTCAGGTGGTACGGGATGCCCTTTATAATGTGGGTATTTTTCATCAACTTCAAGCCAGAGAAGCCGGCGGGGATAAAGAGGAATATCGCAAAGCGATTGAATGGTACAATCGTTTTCTGGAAGATTTTAAGGACGACCCGGGTGCGTACAAGGTTTTATATTTTATGGCCGAATGTGAATACCAGATTGGCGATTACGAAAGTGCCGCAGAAAATTACAGCCAGATTGCCCACGATACCTCCAATACCGAGTATCTGGAAGATGCCGCCTATAATACCATTCTGAGTTATCTTAAGGCGGCTGAAAATTACTCGGATGGTAACCCGGTTGTTTTTGAGGTTCCCGGGTTTTTGACCAAAAAGGATACCGTGCGCATTGAGGTGAAGAATCTTCCGATGAAACAATTCATTTTGGCATCTCTGGAATTCCCTCATCTGGTGAAGGACGGCCCGCGAACGGTTGAAGTCTTGCTGAAACTGGCCGATGAACTCAGCAAAATTCAGCGCTATGACCTTGCCCGGGCGGCCTACTTAACCATTATCAATAATTATCCGGAGAGC encodes:
- a CDS encoding tetratricopeptide repeat protein; its protein translation is MKRISYLIIGLFLSLFLLSRGNAQEKNKLQSVDQAIQRMHLSVNDLSLTELEKAIKKNEELLLKYPNSEFTPNILFQLSELYIKKSRLDFGRKMSEYEKQLKDFDAGKTAIEPTIPRINFNDALHYLQELENQYPYISFIDKILYRMALCYQEENNLVKSQEYFDKLVSQTPNSPLVAESYFRLAEHYFDDGKYENAIRYYSKLVKKNMWNNTFFDMSLYKLGWTYYKLNKYPEAISNFMYLLKDIETQQRLQSQYLDRSSADLIDEALQYIAISFSEFGGPEKAKNFLLSLGDNRYDDEILKRLGNIYKKQDRLEQAIATYRILLKTFPDVPYAPDIQLNIVACYKQLWDPQKANEEQENLVKNYGLESKWYQETKNDSVRNHARQVVRDALYNVGIFHQLQAREAGGDKEEYRKAIEWYNRFLEDFKDDPGAYKVLYFMAECEYQIGDYESAAENYSQIAHDTSNTEYLEDAAYNTILSYLKAAENYSDGNPVVFEVPGFLTKKDTVRIEVKNLPMKQFILASLEFPHLVKDGPRTVEVLLKLADELSKIQRYDLARAAYLTIINNYPESDYYGTTMMLVAQSYFKEEDYSRAEKWYQSVLTALPDSSKLVAKAKGMVASSHYKLAEKLRESGKPMQAAKEYATAALKYPNSTIAEMALVQAGKQFEAIGDTVSAAQIYEKFLEKYPDSRLLDKVAVTAAAYREKMKQWDKAASDYLKLVEVNSPLKAKALYFAANCYYKQKNWNKAIDLFSKYITIFDNYNHYVEALLRMGEGYYDLSQPKMALTFLNKALTVYNDHKTENINPYYVANASFLIGEIHFQQYAAIEITSDFAKSLGAKKKYLKICLQDYKRTIDFRVAEWVTASYYEIGRAWEEFANAMINSPLPANLSTEEVAAYQLKLNEAAAPLLKKAAKYFQANLKQAKKNHIDNIWIKKSQNRFASLTQKGVKAE
- a CDS encoding tetratricopeptide repeat protein; amino-acid sequence: MKKVSPRSAEYGKALLGLAWGYIKSKEYQNAVPPLEIFLKRYPHSEYIPEVYLLLGQANLKLHLYDKSIFYFNKILERFPNNKKNEQEIRSIAENIDKEQKQIKNIQVNLLLLETRLLNTIQLTTPKKYIPKFMFEEKKKLEKKRRLLLREIILERNEYRNLQDQIQQLKLVYEKRDKDWRSYAEYGISRALYLKEREQ
- the pruA gene encoding L-glutamate gamma-semialdehyde dehydrogenase yields the protein MLPEFKNQAYLDFSIPENRRRMEEELEKAEANFGKEYDLYIGGRWMKAPERFESRNPSDKDQIIGVFQKASSKEVDQAIAAGLKAFESWKWVPAKERAAVLLRASQIMQRRRIEIDAWMVLEEGKNWLEADADVAEAIDFLEFYAREMLRYGSPQPVTPVPGEFPELFYIPLGMGAVIPPWNFPMAILAGMTSAAIVTGNTVLLKPASDAPKMGHIFTEIMIEAGLPAGVLNYVTGGGASIGDYIVKHPKIRFISFTGSRDVGLRINELAAKHQEGQLWIKRVVAEMGGKDAIVVDAETDLEKAAAATIASAYGFQGQKCSAASRVIVHRDVYDRFVDLLVQKASKITVGPVKDVKNYMGPVINQAALEKVLYYVDIGKKEGTLVYGGKKIDGNGFFVEPTIIKDVSRDSRVAQEEIFGPVLAVIKANDFDDAIDIANSTEYGLTGAVWSVNRDHILKAKNEFHVGNLYINRKCTGALVGGHPFGGFNMSGTDSKAGGRDYLLLFLQAKSVSEKLDY
- a CDS encoding tetratricopeptide repeat protein, translated to MKKVIIAIGFIFVMSQMAMGTVRSSTLSQKELDRAATKVYKTALDQMKTGNYWKAAQNLIVITDYYSDYKNLDAVLYNLGTCLFHLELYNAAEKIYVYLIKNYLDSPYVANAVYGLERVYYTDRMYNKALTYFQVITEKFPTMNEMDGAYYYAGQSYFYLNDYTQSILTLKRVSSKSSFRGYALYTMGLGYLKKKISIRPLSHSNIS
- a CDS encoding deoxynucleoside kinase codes for the protein MQENPFYLVIAGNIGVGKTTLTHIIEEKLGWTPYYEKVVENPYLALFYQNMERWGFHSQIFFLTHRFKAHLEFQNARSPIVQDRSIFEDAEVFAENLYQQGLMQKQDYATYRDLYEAIIQSIRSPDLILYLKASPWTLLTRIRKRWRDVERNIDKEYLFQLNLRYEYWIRKIESEIPVLIVETDQKDFVENVEWRDEVLATILEHYRSHLKTNQY